A genomic stretch from Aedes albopictus strain Foshan chromosome 2, AalbF5, whole genome shotgun sequence includes:
- the LOC115254932 gene encoding LOW QUALITY PROTEIN: protein-glucosylgalactosylhydroxylysine glucosidase-like (The sequence of the model RefSeq protein was modified relative to this genomic sequence to represent the inferred CDS: deleted 2 bases in 1 codon; substituted 1 base at 1 genomic stop codon): MVSINMLSFLLIAICSSLVFARYKXNFNCCRFPNASAVPTLSNGNLGFTVFSDSVYLTGVYNGRGSQSQRARIPNYANIQLEVCSYPETNPPYCSYQLDIKFGRFRTVYDDPNRLFRFTHSVYPHRYLNHVVVNNIRVQRLNGLGTLYANIRRIEGLPSADFSFDPVQYVQIRNQTFMYRCGLTNEVEDPTVDPKGKTVCIYYSEIPTTLVVLEDRTAEDFSFYTVFARSKTNAEDELELPLTLSTASNIDRIQENYMNELWNQYGITVDGNDELDQAIKTSAFHLLSNVKTMYTPNFVQPFGISPSGIGRNDFQGHVMWDYDMWMFPIVLVINPIVAQDMLTYRTRVMRSAVERNAALNNIKGWQYPWASAYTGKEVTSNPGAAELQLHVTADIAFSIRLFMHATNNMPWMRTEGCDLAYNTARFWKNRAIYNSATDKYDIRDVTGPDTMNTNVTNNVFTNVVAANNLFLGEYAGCICKSLLGIKDEDLDEMVRTARSLHLMYDSDNDFNPEFEGYTVGQPIGEADAVLLAYPLDLLMESSTKRNNLNTYGPVTAASSSAMTWSMHTIGWLELDEPSLAEENLRRSYKPHLRPPFNVWNQGSTDFPGASNYVSGAASFLHAMINGYGGIRLRNDEMVINKPRLPPGTTRLLIPEINFNRFRFSLEIYQNGTFTIMQKATSTAPSILLTIDGLMSRACGINTACTFHGISTAYLAFTESDTRCTLNPTKMNMKLADQNRGVIARLSPMILITVVITSILNKLL, translated from the exons ATGGTTTCTATAAATATGTTATCATTCCTATTAATAGCGATTTGCAGCTCGCTAGTTTTTGCCAGGTACAAATAAAATTTTAACTGC TGCAGATTCCCAAATGCAAGTGCCGTTCCCACGCTTTCAAATGGCAATCTCGGATTCACCGTGTTCAGTGATAGTGTCTATCTGACTGGAGTTTACAATGGACGAGGATCGCAAAGCCAACGTGCCCGTATCCCAAACTATGCCAACATTCAACTGGAAGTATGCAGCTATCCGGAAACTAATCCACCATACTGTTCCTATCAGTTGGACATAAAATTTGGTCGATTCCGCACGGTGTACGATGATCCGAATAGACTTTTTCGCTTCACCCATAGTGTTTACCCACATCGTTACCTCAATCACGTTGTTGTAAATAATATCCGAGTGCAACGGCTGAACGGTCTCGGTACACTGTATGCAAATATTAGACGGATTGAGGGACTGCCGTCGGCTGATTTTTCCTTTGATCCTGTCCAGTATGTGCAAATTCGTAATCAGACATTCATGTATCGATGTGGTCTTACTAATGAAGTTGAAGATCCGACGGTTGACCCTAAAGGAAAAACAGTGTGCATATACTACAGTGAAATACCGACAACTCTTGTGGTATTGGAAGATCGCACCGCTGAAGACTTCAGTTTCTATACCGTGTTTGCGCGGAGTAAAACAAATGCTGAAGACGAACTTGaact ccccttaacgtTGAGCACTGCATCGAACATAGATCGTATACAGGAAAACTATATGAATGAACTGTGGAATCAGTATGGCATTACTGTTGACGGGAACGATGAACTAGACCAAGCGATCAAGACCAGTGCTTTTCATCTGTTGAGCAATGTTAAGACGATGTACACTCCTAATTTTGTACAACCATTTGGGATATCGCCATCCGGTATCGGACGAAATGATTTCCAAGGACACGTCATGTGGGATTACGATATGTGGATGTTCCCAATAGTGCTGGTGATAAATCCTATTGTTGCCCAAGATATGTTGACTTATCGGACGAGAGTAATGCGAAGTGCGGTCGAACGCAATGCCGCGTTGAATAACATTAAGGGATGGCAATACCCCTGGGCTTCTGCTTACACTGGTAAGGAGGTTACATCAAATCCAGGAGCAGCAGAACTACAACTTCATGTTACAGCAGACATTGCCTTTTCTATAAGACTATTTATGCACGCTACGAACAATATGCCCTGGATGAGAACAGAGGGATGTGACTTGGCTTACAATACTGCTCGATTTTGGAAAAACCGAGCAATATATAACTCCGCTACGGATAAGTACGATATTCGCGATGTTACTGGGCCAGATACTATGAACACAAACGTCACCAACAACGTATTCACCAACGTTGTTGCTGCTAACAACCTGTTTCTCGGTGAATACGCTGGATGCATATGCAAATCTCTTTTGGGTATCAAAGACGAAGATTTGGATGAAATGGTTCGTACTGCAAGAAGCTTACATTTGATGTACGATTCAGATAACGACTTCAATCCTGAATTCGAGGGATACACTGTAGGACAGCCAATCGGTGAAGCTGATGCCGTACTGCTAGCGTACCCTCTCGATCTTCTAATGGAGAG CTCGACGAAGAGAAATAATCTGAACACCTATGGTCCCGTCACTGCGGCAAGTAGTTCAGCAATGACCTGGTCGATGCACACCATCGGATGGCTCGAGCTGGATGAACCGAGCTTAGCCGAGGAAAATCTTCGTCGAAGCTATAAACCACATCTTCGTCCGCCGTTCAACGTCTGGAATCAAGGTTCCACCGATTTTCCCGGAGCGTCAAATTACGTTTCCGGCGCCGCCAGCTTTTTGCACGCGATGATAAACGGCTACGGTGGAATCCGACTGCGGAATGATGAAATGGTTATCAACAAACCACGGTTACCACCTGGAACAACGCGCCTACTCATTCCGGAAATCAACTTCAACCGGTTCAGGTTTTCGCTGGAGATATATCAAAATGGAACATTTACGATCATGCAAAAAGCAACATCCACTGCACCTAGCATACTCTTAACCATCGATGGTCTAATGAGCAGAGCTTGTGGCATCAATACAGCCTGCACCT TTCATGGAATTTCCACGGCTTACCTGGCCTTTACCGAATCCGATACAAGATGTACACTGAATCCGACTAAGATGAACATGAAACTTGCCGACCAAAACCGCGGAGTGATAGCTAGACTGAGCCCAATGATTCTCATTACGGTTGTGATTACATCGATATTGAATAAATTattatag